The Planctomycetia bacterium nucleotide sequence TCGGTCATCGTAAACGAGCCGCTCGTGCCGGAGGTGCCGGTGTTCCACACATGCAACACGCTTTGCTTCCGCCGGATCGCTTCGAGAATCAAACGCTGGCTCGGTTGGAAATCGCCGGCCGTGTGGTGGCGACGGTCCCAGTGCAACACGCGCACTTGCTCGCGCCCCGTCGGGTGCGACTTCGTATCTTCGGGATCGGCGACTTCCGCTTCGACCGCGGTGATGGCGACGACGTTGGCCCGCGCGATGCCGGAGAGGAGCAGATTGACGAGGCGCACGAACAGCTCTTCGTCGTTGCCGGCCCCGGAGATCACTTCCGGGAGGCGACTCAAAACTTCGAGCCGCTGGTCGGCGTTGCGGTAGCGAACCCGTTCGAGATATTGAGGACTGAACGTTTTCTCTTCGAGCGGCTGCGGACCTTCACGGCCGACGCGAATGCGGTCGTCGGCGAAAGTGAACGTCGTTTCGCCGATGACGAAATGCTCGCCGGGCCGAAGCTCGAACTCCGCCGGATCGTTTCCGCCGACGAAGACGGGATTGCGGGCGGTCGGCAAACGCCGGACGAAAAGCTTTCCCTTGCGCAGCACGAGCTCGCAATGACGGCGCGAGATCCGTTCGTCCCAAGTGACCGACCAAGCGCCGCAATCGCGGCCGAGCGTCACCGCTTCGTCGGGCACGAGCGTGCGACGCCAGCGGTGATGCGGTCGTGAGCCTTGGGCGATTAGGTCGGCCATCGGGAAGCAGCGCTTTCGGCAAACGACGAGACTTTTCTAGAGGCCATCGGGTCCACGTGTTTTTTCATTCGGCTTATGAATCAACGTCGCCGCGGCCGGACGGGTCGCCGCGGTAATGCCGACGACGCCGGAATCGGAATTCGAAGAAGGTTGCGTCGTCGAACTCAGGCTCGCGCCGGCGAGGCCCGTATAGCGGCGCAAGAACTTCGTGAACTCGTTCTGCGGAGCTTCGTTGAGCACGATCATGACGAAGCCCCACAGCGCAGTGACCACGGCAATGACGACGCCGAGCGCCGTCAGACCGTAGCGCATGAGCTTCCGACCGAGCTCTTGAGCCGGGCGAAGCGCCTCAGCATAAGGTTCTTGCACGATCACGACCCAACCGGTCGCTCCCGCCTCCGGCGGACGCCCGGCGACGACGACCGGTTGAAACGCCGCGAGCCAACGATTGTTCGCGCCGTGGTCGAGCGGATCGTGGTAGTTGTTATCGTTCTCCAGAGCGGTCGCGGCTTTCGCGCTTGCGGGATCGGAGGAGGTCGCCAGGCGCGTCAGCTTCTGCAAGCGCTCGACTCCGGCGGCGTCGAAGTAGGCGGGCTCGGCATTCGGTTCGCCGATGTGCGAGGCGAGATGAGGATGTTCGAGGATCGCGCCGGCGCGATTGTCGGAATCTTTCTTGCTGTCGACGAGGACCGCGACTTGGCTGCGCTGCGAAGCGCCATCGGCGCGGAGCTCCGCGAACTTCCCGATCGCCACGGTTACGGAAAGCACGCCGATCACTTTGCGCGCCGCAAGCTCCGGCTCCGTGCTCCAGATCGGAACCGAGAACGCGACTTTGCGTTCTTGCGTCGACTGGCTGACGAAGACGTTCGAGAGATGCGCGACGCGGATCGGCTCGATGTTCGGAGTCCCTTCCGGAAGCCCGCCGCGACCGTTGAAGTAATCGCGAAACGCGTAGTTCTTGCCGACCGTCTTCGCGTCGTATGGAACGCGGGCCACTTGATTGCCGCGGCCGTCGAGCATCGCCCAGCTCGCGGCCTCGATCTCCGGATACTCGCGGTCGAGTCGCTCGACCCAAGCTTGCAGCAGCTTGCCGTCGGCGGGAGTGATTTTCGGTACGGCTGCCACGCGCGTAAAAATCTCGCGCAAGTCCCGATCGCCGGCCTCTTCTTCGAGCGTCTGCCAACGGCGGTCGATCTGTCCCGCCACCGTTTCGGCGACGAACTGCGCGGCGAAGTCGTTGGTCTCGATCGCGCGGCGGGAGAGCGCTTCATCCGACTCGCGCACCGCAGTGCCGTAGACGCTCCAAGCAAACCAAGTAACGACGGCCAGCAACACCGCCGGACCGATCGCACCGAGCACGAGCAGCGGCCGACGCGATTGCCGGAGCGAGCGCGCATCGAGCGCGTTGAGTACCGCTTGCGGATTCGGATAGCGGCGCGCCGGGTTCGGATGTAAGCAGCGCGAGATGATATCGCTTAGATCGCGATCGACGCCGGAGACCTGCCGATGCCTGGTCGGCGAAGGGGCGTGCATGATGTACTTGCGATACGCCGCGAGCTTTTCGGGCAGGCCCGGATGCCGCTCGAATTGCGCAAGGCTTTCGGGCGTTCGTTGCGGCGGCTCGCCGGTGAGCATGCTGTAGAGTAGCGCGCCGAGCGCGTAAACATCCCACCGGGCGTCGGGCACGGCGTTCAAGTCGGCTTGCTCGGGAGCCATGTAGAAGAGCGTGCCGAGCGCCGGAGTTTGTTCGTGCGAAAGGCGGGCCTGGCCGAAGTCGGCCAAGCGCGGGCGGTGGTCTTGGTCGAGTAGGACGTTGCCCGGCTTGAGGTCGCAGTGCAGTACGCCTTTGTCGTGGGCGTGAATGAGGCCGATCGTAATGTCTCGAAACAGCCCCAAGGCTTCCGCAACGGGAATCGTCCCCTTCTGCATCCGGTCGGCAAGCGAGCCGTTTTCGAGATACTCCATCACGTAGTAAGGGGGCGACGCATCCCAGCCGACGTCGATCAGCTGAACGACATAGCGATCTGCGAACAGAAACGCGAGCTTCTCCACCTCGCGCGAAAGGAGCGACCAATCGACGCCGCCGCGATGAACATAGAACTTGATCGCGGTGCGCCGGCCGGTGTTGCGATCGATCGCCACCCACACTTCGCCGTAGGCTCCGGCCCCGAGGAACCGCTCGATCTCGTAGCCGGGCACTTCGGTCGGCGGGCGCAAACGCTGCGAGCTGCGCTGCTGTGCGCGAGCGAGATCGTCGGGATCTTGCGAGATGGTAGGATCGTGCGACACGCGATATTCCTAACGGCGGGCGCGCTTTTCCGGCGGCGAGCGGAACAGCCTCGTTTCCACTATATCAGGCACCGGCGGCAAGGGACTACCCGCCGCGGCGAATTACGGCGGAGTTGAGCTCGCGATCGACCGCGGCAATTGCCGGCGGCAACGAAGAAAGCCGTAGCCGATCGACTGGCATCGATCGGCTACGGCTCTTGGATTTCACGAACAACGACGGCCGCGAATTTCGGAGAATTCGCAACGGCTCTACTTCGGAGCCGCTTCCTTCGCTTCCTTGAGCAGGGCATCGATCGAGATTAGATCGTCGGCGACTTCCAGCTTTTTCGGAGTCGGAGCTTCATTGCCGAGCAAATTCTTTTCGACGAAGCCCGGCTTTTCGAAAACCGGCTTGGCTTCCGCGGCTTTCACGTCGGCGGGCTCGCCGGTGCTCGTCTCGATTTTGCTGGCTTGCGCGCCGCTCGGTTTCGCAGGCTTGCTCTCAGCGTCTGGTTTTTTCGCACCGTTATCTTCGGGCGAGCTCAATTTCAGCGACGACGCCGGCACGGTCTCTTGCTTATAGATAAACCGGCGCGTGGGTGTCGGCGGTGTCGGTGCTTGCGTCGGAGTCGGTTGCGACTCCAGGTCGACATCTTCCTCTTCCGGCAGCAGCTCCAGATCGGCGTCTTTGAGTTCCGTCTTGGGCTCGGGCGGCGCTAAGGTCGGCTCCTTCGTCGACTTCAATGTCCCCTCGGCTTTGTTGCCGGTGAGAATCGTCATGTTCGAAACGACCGTGCCGTTTTCTTCCCACGAACGCCAGTTGCCTCCTTCGAGGCCCATCACGTATTCGCCGGAGATTTCCTTGAGCCCGTGGGAATACCACCAAGTCCAAGGTCCATCTTGCTTGCCCGCGACGAAGCTCCCTTCGATAGCCTTGTTCCCGTTTTCGTGGTACCAGGTGAACTTGCCGTCGGCTTTGTCGTCGGTGTAGTTCCCCTCGAGGATCTTGAGCCCTTCGAGATTCCAGGCGACGAATTTGCCGTGGCGTTGATCGCGTCCGATCTTGCCGATGATCTTAACTTCCGTCGTCCCCTTCCACCAATTCTCGTTGACTTCGAGAACATCTTTGGCGAAGAGCGTTTCACATTCCGATTTCACTTCGCCGGTAGGGTAGTGCTCGACCTTGACCGCGTGTCGGAAGCCCTGCACGAATTCTTCTTGCTTCACGGCGACTTCGTTCTTATCGTACTCCACGGCCTTGCCGTCGAGCTCGCCGAGTTGATATTCGAGTTCGCGGAACTTCCTGCCGTTGGGCCTCCAAGAGACCGATTTGCCGTGACGTCGGCCGTCGTGAAATTCGGCCGCGCTGACTTGGCGCTTCTTCGCATCGAGCACGATCCACATGCCGTCGAGCTTGCCGTCGGCGAATTCTCCGGTCGACGTGAACGGAGCTTCGAAGCCGA carries:
- a CDS encoding protein kinase, with the translated sequence MSHDPTISQDPDDLARAQQRSSQRLRPPTEVPGYEIERFLGAGAYGEVWVAIDRNTGRRTAIKFYVHRGGVDWSLLSREVEKLAFLFADRYVVQLIDVGWDASPPYYVMEYLENGSLADRMQKGTIPVAEALGLFRDITIGLIHAHDKGVLHCDLKPGNVLLDQDHRPRLADFGQARLSHEQTPALGTLFYMAPEQADLNAVPDARWDVYALGALLYSMLTGEPPQRTPESLAQFERHPGLPEKLAAYRKYIMHAPSPTRHRQVSGVDRDLSDIISRCLHPNPARRYPNPQAVLNALDARSLRQSRRPLLVLGAIGPAVLLAVVTWFAWSVYGTAVRESDEALSRRAIETNDFAAQFVAETVAGQIDRRWQTLEEEAGDRDLREIFTRVAAVPKITPADGKLLQAWVERLDREYPEIEAASWAMLDGRGNQVARVPYDAKTVGKNYAFRDYFNGRGGLPEGTPNIEPIRVAHLSNVFVSQSTQERKVAFSVPIWSTEPELAARKVIGVLSVTVAIGKFAELRADGASQRSQVAVLVDSKKDSDNRAGAILEHPHLASHIGEPNAEPAYFDAAGVERLQKLTRLATSSDPASAKAATALENDNNYHDPLDHGANNRWLAAFQPVVVAGRPPEAGATGWVVIVQEPYAEALRPAQELGRKLMRYGLTALGVVIAVVTALWGFVMIVLNEAPQNEFTKFLRRYTGLAGASLSSTTQPSSNSDSGVVGITAATRPAAATLIHKPNEKTRGPDGL